A DNA window from Thermosynechococcaceae cyanobacterium Okahandja contains the following coding sequences:
- a CDS encoding transposase → MINQTPIVRTDKWNLKPTAEQRVLLAETVKVYRRFCRYLIGIIYTHWSQLGGLSNQQVIPAVERLIHQTARNPNVKYPSFDKVFYKFPCYYRRAAITFAVGQVSSFVTRYQEWQSGSRRRKDAKPPSLNADAGCYPVLYRGGCYKLHGYDRVEIKVFTGAEWLWTTVQISGLRGRHTVDSNKQLSPSLIVDQRACHLSVPFECHPEKRQPDKNVVAVDLGINTTATVSVVAFDGTVIHREFIHPGRDIDRRDKRLKSVSVRAKKTMGKGGRLHKGFCANTYRKCRHINRQIAHIVSKRIVQIAKEFNTAAIVFENLKGWKATGGRKGSTLRQRFHGWLKAMIRTFSEMKWQEVGGKTVDVVAAYTSKFAYDGSGVVQRDSNNYALATFPSGKRYNCDLNGSYNIAARGILKLTRRNDSEKRSSGSSGRLPRSWACLCDLWMLGSQISMDTPTSRQQVG, encoded by the coding sequence GTGATAAACCAAACGCCGATTGTCCGCACTGACAAATGGAACCTTAAGCCGACAGCTGAGCAGCGTGTGCTGCTTGCGGAGACGGTAAAGGTTTATCGTCGTTTTTGTCGGTACTTAATAGGCATCATCTACACGCACTGGTCACAGTTGGGTGGGTTATCAAATCAACAAGTTATTCCTGCTGTAGAACGACTAATCCACCAAACGGCTCGAAACCCGAATGTAAAATACCCATCGTTTGATAAGGTATTTTACAAATTCCCCTGCTACTACCGCAGGGCGGCCATTACCTTTGCGGTTGGCCAAGTGAGCAGCTTTGTGACTCGTTATCAGGAATGGCAGTCAGGCAGCCGTCGTCGGAAGGACGCGAAGCCGCCGTCCCTCAACGCCGATGCTGGATGTTACCCAGTTCTGTATCGAGGAGGGTGCTACAAGCTGCATGGTTATGACCGTGTCGAAATCAAAGTGTTCACTGGGGCTGAGTGGCTTTGGACGACGGTGCAAATTTCAGGACTGAGAGGGCGGCATACGGTAGATAGCAATAAGCAATTGTCTCCCTCGTTGATCGTTGATCAGCGAGCCTGCCATCTCTCGGTTCCTTTCGAGTGTCATCCAGAAAAGCGGCAACCCGATAAAAACGTGGTTGCCGTCGATTTGGGTATCAACACCACAGCAACGGTTTCAGTGGTTGCCTTCGACGGTACTGTAATCCACCGTGAATTTATTCACCCGGGGAGAGACATAGACCGGAGAGACAAACGGCTGAAATCGGTATCGGTCAGAGCGAAGAAGACGATGGGCAAAGGCGGAAGACTCCACAAGGGGTTTTGCGCCAATACCTATCGGAAGTGCCGCCATATCAACCGACAAATTGCACATATCGTCTCGAAACGAATTGTGCAAATTGCCAAAGAATTCAACACGGCGGCAATTGTATTTGAGAACCTGAAAGGATGGAAGGCAACAGGTGGGCGGAAAGGTTCTACCTTGCGTCAACGCTTTCATGGTTGGCTCAAGGCGATGATTCGTACCTTCAGCGAGATGAAATGGCAAGAGGTTGGTGGCAAGACAGTTGATGTGGTTGCTGCCTACACGTCCAAGTTTGCCTACGATGGCTCTGGGGTTGTGCAGCGTGACTCGAACAACTATGCTCTGGCCACATTCCCCTCTGGCAAGCGATACAACTGTGACCTAAATGGCTCGTATAATATCGCTGCCAGAGGGATTCTTAAGCTCACTCGCAGAAATGATAGTGAGAAGCGTTCCAGCGGAAGTTCTGGACGCTTGCCTAGAAGCTGGGCTTGTCTGTGTGATCTGTGGATGCTCGGTTCTCAGATTAGCATGGACACCCCCACCTCGCGCCAGCAGGTGGGGTGA
- a CDS encoding ATP-binding protein, with the protein MICGCSVLRLAWTPPPRASRWGELHDTGCGIPSSELTKVVGFGQRGSNVQHRRTMGGGFGLTKAFLVTKRFGGRMWIRSQEGVGTRITLQIPLPTSRAAATVEPVGQRA; encoded by the coding sequence GTGATCTGTGGATGCTCGGTTCTCAGATTAGCATGGACACCCCCACCTCGCGCCAGCAGGTGGGGTGAGCTTCATGATACCGGCTGTGGCATCCCCAGCAGCGAACTCACCAAAGTGGTTGGGTTTGGCCAGCGCGGTTCCAACGTACAGCACCGCCGCACCATGGGGGGTGGGTTTGGCCTCACCAAAGCCTTTCTAGTCACCAAGCGCTTTGGCGGTCGCATGTGGATCCGCTCTCAAGAGGGGGTGGGCACCCGCATCACCCTTCAGATACCCCTACCCACCAGCCGTGCTGCCGCTACCGTTGAGCCAGTTGGTCAAAGGGCATGA
- the prmA gene encoding 50S ribosomal protein L11 methyltransferase, with protein MIQRWWEISVTSQADAEEIVAWRLQSFGCEGTAAQQQNGRVLVQGYVPQQQISLLDIAALGAWLEQDVVAQGYLPPKLQWQLVNEQDWAHSWQAYWHPLPVGDRLLICPAWEAPPIDEQRLLLKLDPGMAFGTGTHATTQLCLEALEMQLDETFEPLPPTVIADIGCGSGILSIAAVLLGASKVYAVDVSDLAVTATERGAVLNGISADQLVVAQGSWEQVPEAVDGIVCNILAGVIVELVPQWKSLLKPKTWGIFSGILLDQADQVAAVLEQQGWTLGSVWRREEWCCLNARFTPDAYR; from the coding sequence GTGATTCAACGCTGGTGGGAAATTTCTGTAACAAGCCAAGCCGACGCGGAGGAAATTGTGGCGTGGCGGCTACAGTCTTTTGGCTGTGAGGGGACGGCGGCGCAGCAGCAAAATGGTCGTGTGCTGGTGCAGGGTTATGTGCCGCAGCAACAGATTAGCCTGTTAGACATTGCGGCCCTTGGGGCATGGCTTGAACAGGACGTGGTGGCGCAGGGCTACTTGCCGCCCAAACTCCAGTGGCAATTGGTGAATGAGCAGGATTGGGCTCACAGTTGGCAAGCCTATTGGCATCCGCTGCCGGTGGGCGATCGCCTCCTCATTTGTCCGGCTTGGGAAGCTCCCCCCATTGACGAGCAGCGCCTTTTGCTAAAGCTGGATCCGGGGATGGCCTTTGGTACGGGAACCCATGCCACCACCCAACTGTGCCTTGAAGCCTTAGAAATGCAGTTGGATGAAACCTTTGAACCCCTGCCACCAACGGTGATTGCTGATATTGGCTGTGGCAGCGGTATTCTTTCCATTGCGGCTGTACTGTTGGGTGCCAGCAAAGTGTATGCGGTTGATGTGTCAGACTTGGCCGTCACTGCCACCGAGCGAGGAGCAGTACTCAATGGTATTTCAGCAGATCAATTGGTGGTGGCTCAAGGCAGTTGGGAGCAAGTTCCCGAAGCGGTGGATGGGATAGTCTGCAATATTTTGGCTGGGGTCATTGTGGAACTGGTGCCGCAGTGGAAATCACTACTCAAGCCAAAAACCTGGGGTATTTTTAGCGGTATTTTGCTCGATCAGGCGGATCAGGTGGCGGCGGTGTTAGAGCAGCAGGGCTGGACCTTAGGTAGTGTTTGGCGGCGGGAGGAATGGTGCTGCCTGAATGCTCGTTTTACGCCCGATGCTTACCGCTAA
- the serA gene encoding phosphoglycerate dehydrogenase has translation MPKVLVSDPIEQVGLDLLAQVAQVDVKVGLSSEELIKVIPEYDALMIRSGTKVTKEVIEAASQLKIIGRAGVGVDNVDVPAATRKGIMVVNSPEGNTIAAAEHTLAMMLSLARHIPDANASVKQGEWDRKRYTGVEIYKKTLGIIGLGKIGSHVATVARAMGMKLLAYDPYLSTERADQLGCRLVELDVLFAESDFITLHLPKTPETQHLINANTIAKMKPTARIINCARGGIINEADLVAALKAGKLAGAALDVFENEPLEADSPLRQLGMEAILTPHLGASTEEAQVNVAIDVAEQIRDVLLGLPARSAVNIPGLRPEVLEKLSPYMQLAETLGNLVGQLAGGRVEALEVRLQGELATNDSQPIVIAALKGLLSPALRERVNYVNAGLEAKERGIRVVETRDESQRDYAGSLTLIAKSSSESRSVSGALLGHSELRITSIDDFPISVLPTRYMLLTLHRDMPGIIGKIGSQLGSFNVNIASMQVGRKMVRGNAVMVISLDDPLPEGLLEEILKVPGIRDAYIVNL, from the coding sequence ATGCCCAAAGTTCTGGTTTCCGATCCCATTGAGCAGGTCGGGCTTGATCTGCTTGCCCAGGTTGCCCAAGTTGATGTCAAAGTTGGCCTTTCCAGCGAAGAACTGATTAAAGTCATTCCCGAGTACGATGCCCTGATGATTCGCTCAGGCACCAAAGTCACGAAAGAGGTGATTGAGGCGGCGAGCCAACTGAAAATTATTGGCCGGGCGGGGGTGGGGGTCGATAACGTCGATGTGCCTGCGGCCACCCGTAAGGGGATTATGGTGGTTAACTCCCCCGAGGGAAATACCATTGCAGCGGCGGAGCACACCTTGGCAATGATGCTTTCGTTGGCACGCCATATTCCGGATGCCAACGCCTCCGTCAAGCAAGGGGAATGGGATCGCAAACGCTACACGGGTGTGGAAATTTATAAAAAAACCCTTGGCATCATCGGCTTGGGTAAAATTGGCTCCCATGTGGCCACTGTGGCTCGCGCCATGGGGATGAAACTGTTGGCCTACGATCCTTACCTCTCCACTGAGCGTGCCGATCAGTTGGGGTGCCGCTTGGTGGAATTGGATGTGCTCTTTGCCGAGTCTGACTTTATTACGCTGCACCTGCCCAAAACACCGGAGACGCAGCACCTCATTAATGCCAACACCATTGCCAAAATGAAGCCCACGGCTCGGATTATTAACTGTGCCCGCGGCGGTATTATTAACGAGGCAGACCTTGTCGCCGCCCTCAAAGCAGGCAAGCTGGCGGGAGCGGCGCTGGATGTGTTTGAAAACGAACCCCTAGAGGCCGACTCGCCCCTGCGGCAGTTGGGAATGGAGGCCATTTTGACCCCACACCTCGGTGCTTCTACCGAAGAAGCCCAAGTGAATGTGGCCATTGACGTGGCAGAACAGATTCGCGATGTTCTGTTGGGGTTACCGGCGCGCTCAGCGGTGAATATTCCGGGGTTGCGCCCCGAGGTGCTCGAAAAGCTCTCCCCCTATATGCAGTTAGCGGAAACCCTCGGCAATCTGGTGGGTCAGTTGGCGGGTGGGCGGGTTGAAGCCCTTGAGGTGCGTTTGCAAGGGGAACTGGCAACGAATGACAGTCAACCCATTGTGATTGCAGCGCTAAAGGGGTTGCTCTCCCCGGCCTTGCGGGAGCGGGTGAACTACGTCAATGCCGGACTAGAAGCGAAGGAGCGGGGCATCCGCGTGGTGGAAACTCGGGATGAGTCTCAGCGGGACTATGCTGGCTCCCTGACGCTGATTGCCAAAAGCTCTTCCGAAAGCCGTTCCGTTTCGGGTGCGTTGCTGGGTCACAGTGAGCTACGCATTACCAGTATTGATGATTTCCCGATTAGTGTGTTGCCCACCCGTTATATGCTGCTGACGCTGCACCGCGACATGCCCGGCATTATTGGCAAAATTGGCTCCCAGTTGGGTAGCTTCAACGTCAACATTGCCAGTATGCAGGTGGGACGTAAAATGGTGCGTGGCAATGCGGTTATGGTGATTAGCCTAGATGACCCCTTGCCGGAAGGGCTACTGGAGGAAATTCTAAAAGTTCCCGGGATTCGCGATGCGTATATTGTTAACCTCTAG
- the tnpA gene encoding IS200/IS605 family transposase, whose translation MTQLRRGSHVVFRIHLHIVFVTKYRRKVLTQPMLEAMKPVLERVLSANQSSLTEFNGGPDYVHLLIDLHPDNNISDLIASLKSTSSRILRQQFKEEIDKVYRGKAKLWHDSKCIISCGGAPLEAVKEYIQSQSGGRACALSLSIPTV comes from the coding sequence ATGACTCAGCTTAGAAGAGGTTCTCACGTTGTTTTCAGGATTCACTTGCATATTGTATTTGTTACAAAATACAGGCGTAAAGTGCTGACCCAACCCATGCTTGAAGCGATGAAACCAGTTCTGGAACGGGTGTTGTCTGCAAATCAAAGTTCTCTAACTGAGTTCAATGGTGGACCGGATTATGTTCATCTCCTAATTGATTTACACCCAGATAATAATATTTCTGATCTGATAGCGTCACTCAAATCCACATCTAGTCGAATTCTCAGGCAACAGTTCAAGGAAGAAATCGATAAAGTCTATCGGGGAAAAGCAAAACTCTGGCATGATTCTAAGTGCATCATTTCTTGTGGAGGTGCGCCGCTAGAGGCTGTCAAAGAGTATATTCAAAGTCAATCCGGTGGGAGAGCTTGCGCCCTGTCGCTATCCATCCCCACCGTGTAG
- a CDS encoding transposase gives MYPNKAQEKALFAARRLHCYLYNACVSHRQFEYKHHRKTITYFDQQNLLPEFKAEWEEFAMLHSQALQSTVKRVDLAYQSFFKGLHGKPKFKSIRKYSGWGYPAKSGWKVDSTGKHGTVKLNDLGITVKMRGKAKHWGTPTTLTIVYKPSKHQWFASFTVEVVTPAPKFGSESELSYQSIVAYDLGTETALTLFDGSNFEEIENPRFTHKNEEQVRKVAKQKRRKRAPKKGVKASRRWRKINKRESNLKAKVARQRRDWQHKVTSEIARRYDIGVTEKLNTKGMTRAAKKGSQRKKQKAGLNKSILSVGFGTLNRMLSYKIEEKGGLVLQLPTREIKPSQRCPKCGAVHQEWAELGNRYHVCSDCGFEISRDKGAAMVMYKVATNQQPGVGTTLVSLGCLSSTSETRKHTGSMKQLGQKKRRKSSATVESGVLETLSACAVG, from the coding sequence CTGTATCCAAACAAGGCGCAAGAAAAAGCCTTGTTTGCGGCACGTCGTTTGCACTGTTATCTCTACAATGCTTGTGTCTCGCATCGTCAATTCGAGTATAAGCATCATCGCAAGACGATTACCTACTTTGACCAGCAAAATCTCCTGCCCGAATTCAAGGCGGAATGGGAAGAATTTGCAATGCTGCACTCGCAAGCACTGCAATCAACGGTGAAACGAGTTGATTTGGCATACCAGTCATTCTTCAAGGGATTGCACGGTAAGCCGAAATTCAAATCGATTCGCAAATACTCAGGATGGGGGTATCCTGCAAAGTCTGGATGGAAAGTTGACAGCACTGGCAAGCATGGAACGGTGAAGCTGAATGATTTGGGTATCACCGTCAAGATGCGCGGAAAGGCAAAACATTGGGGGACTCCAACGACCCTAACCATTGTCTACAAGCCGTCCAAGCACCAGTGGTTTGCATCATTCACTGTTGAGGTTGTCACCCCCGCACCGAAGTTTGGCTCTGAGTCTGAACTGTCGTATCAGTCGATTGTGGCCTATGACTTGGGGACTGAAACGGCTCTGACGTTGTTTGATGGGTCTAACTTTGAGGAAATCGAAAATCCTCGTTTCACCCATAAAAATGAAGAGCAAGTTCGCAAAGTTGCCAAACAAAAACGACGGAAACGCGCTCCAAAGAAAGGGGTCAAGGCTTCCCGTCGTTGGCGGAAAATCAACAAACGGGAATCTAATCTAAAAGCTAAGGTTGCACGTCAGCGTAGAGACTGGCAACACAAAGTTACTTCAGAGATTGCACGTCGTTATGACATCGGAGTGACTGAAAAGCTGAATACAAAAGGGATGACCCGTGCTGCAAAGAAAGGAAGTCAGCGTAAGAAGCAAAAAGCAGGACTCAACAAATCGATTCTCTCGGTCGGTTTTGGGACTCTCAACAGGATGCTCTCGTACAAGATTGAGGAGAAAGGTGGGTTGGTGTTGCAGCTTCCAACACGCGAAATCAAACCATCGCAGCGTTGTCCTAAGTGTGGAGCCGTTCACCAAGAATGGGCTGAACTGGGGAATCGTTACCACGTTTGTTCTGACTGTGGTTTTGAGATTTCCAGAGACAAGGGAGCTGCGATGGTGATGTACAAGGTTGCAACGAATCAGCAACCGGGGGTTGGAACGACCCTCGTTAGTCTTGGATGTCTTAGCTCTACTTCAGAGACTCGTAAGCATACGGGTTCGATGAAGCAACTAGGGCAGAAGAAGAGACGGAAATCCTCTGCTACGGTGGAATCTGGGGTCTTAGAAACCCTATCCGCCTGTGCGGTGGGGTAG
- the rpmA gene encoding 50S ribosomal protein L27 produces the protein MAHKKGTGSTRNGRDSNAQRLGVKRFGGEVVKAGNILVRQRGTKFHPGVNVGRGSDDTLFATSAGVVTFERYGKRRQRISVYPLADT, from the coding sequence ATGGCACATAAGAAAGGAACCGGCAGCACCCGCAACGGGCGTGACTCAAATGCGCAGCGCCTTGGGGTCAAACGTTTTGGCGGTGAAGTGGTCAAAGCAGGGAATATCCTTGTGCGGCAGCGGGGTACAAAGTTCCACCCAGGCGTGAATGTGGGACGGGGCAGTGATGATACCCTGTTTGCCACTAGTGCCGGGGTTGTTACCTTTGAGCGCTACGGCAAGCGGCGGCAGCGGATTAGCGTTTACCCCTTAGCCGACACCTAG
- the rplU gene encoding 50S ribosomal protein L21 — translation MAYAIIETGGKQLRVEAGRFYDVERLGLEPESTIDIEQVLLVKTDAGVHVGQPYVSGATVSGTVLQHRRAPKVIVYKMKPKKKTRKKQGHRQELTRILINEIRLNGEALS, via the coding sequence ATGGCATACGCAATTATTGAAACCGGCGGCAAGCAACTGCGAGTCGAAGCCGGGCGCTTTTACGATGTGGAACGGCTAGGTCTTGAGCCGGAGAGCACCATTGATATTGAGCAGGTTTTGCTCGTCAAAACCGATGCGGGCGTTCATGTGGGTCAGCCCTACGTTAGCGGTGCAACGGTTTCCGGTACGGTTCTACAGCACCGGCGCGCTCCCAAGGTCATTGTCTATAAGATGAAACCCAAGAAAAAAACGCGCAAAAAACAAGGGCATCGTCAAGAACTGACCCGCATCCTAATTAACGAAATTCGCCTGAATGGGGAAGCCCTTAGCTAA
- a CDS encoding FHA domain-containing protein gives MAAPAYRKAWLTIREYGQPKREVVLNPDRQWTIGRQQDCRIRLSDRYVSRVHAVINSFLFAEQPLYYIADCHSRNGTLLNSLPLQHSALLHHEDVIVLGRTLITFHYPEMFKEVPAAALAELKAVSTSSVPWVG, from the coding sequence ATGGCAGCGCCCGCCTATCGTAAGGCATGGCTGACCATTCGTGAGTACGGGCAACCCAAACGGGAAGTCGTCCTCAACCCCGATCGCCAGTGGACGATTGGCCGCCAACAGGATTGCCGTATTCGCCTGAGCGATCGCTACGTCTCACGAGTTCATGCCGTGATCAATAGCTTTTTGTTTGCTGAGCAACCGCTTTACTACATCGCGGATTGCCACAGCCGCAATGGCACACTCCTCAATAGCCTACCCCTGCAGCACAGCGCGCTGCTACACCACGAAGATGTCATTGTTCTTGGCAGAACCTTAATCACCTTTCATTACCCCGAGATGTTCAAGGAGGTTCCCGCTGCCGCCCTAGCTGAACTCAAGGCCGTATCCACCAGCAGCGTCCCGTGGGTTGGCTAG
- a CDS encoding RrF2 family transcriptional regulator, which translates to MTLTTRGHYSIKALLDLSLQPQYGPASVRAIAERQHIPAPYLEKLLIDLRRAGLVRSLRGVYGGYQLARPPHAISLRQILAAVGESPEPLFLKSPQSEDAAADWVTRSLWQRLHQKLQEALDTISLEDLYFDARSWQAAQGDGATFVI; encoded by the coding sequence GTGACCCTAACCACCCGTGGCCACTACAGTATTAAAGCCCTGTTGGATCTGAGTCTGCAACCCCAGTACGGTCCGGCATCGGTACGGGCAATTGCCGAGCGGCAGCATATTCCGGCTCCCTATCTGGAAAAACTCTTGATTGACCTGCGGCGGGCTGGGTTGGTGCGATCGCTGCGGGGCGTCTATGGGGGCTATCAACTGGCGCGTCCGCCCCACGCAATTTCCCTGCGACAGATTTTGGCGGCAGTGGGCGAATCCCCCGAGCCGCTGTTCCTCAAATCCCCCCAATCGGAGGATGCCGCGGCGGATTGGGTGACCCGCAGTCTGTGGCAGCGACTGCACCAAAAACTTCAAGAGGCCCTAGACACCATTTCCCTTGAAGATTTGTATTTTGATGCCCGCAGTTGGCAGGCGGCCCAAGGGGATGGTGCTACCTTTGTAATCTAA
- a CDS encoding SagB/ThcOx family dehydrogenase: protein MAMGFESLSLAQHYHERTKYAPETLARHSGALDWSRQPQPFKTYPLGNTFPLKPLLESANTPAEAYWQRLSRLLYCTYGATAVVPYPERPFLMRAAPSAGGLYPAEIYLITRTDSLIPAGIYNYQVKDHALVQVWQSYKWSALQEACLWHPALEATDVALVTTAIFYRSAWRYGDRAYRRICLDTGHVLGNVALAANINDFRAHLIGGFVDPQINDLLYLDPEQEGVLAVAALADLLKVAQNLSTFPAALASPTCYDYGSIPDGELLAACHRSSALTTTDVIYGVSKVEETSVPNLGASPETEDKYNFPFGLRVTLPQTVLNWGTGLAALQQTILKRRSTRQYSGAGITLDQLAALLTFTYHAEDYRNQGLDEAPSFFDLSLVQTFVAVTRVTGLEEGCYYYAVTNHELRQIRFKNFQEQLHFLCLNQDLGRDAAVVIFHTANLAAAIARYGERAYRYLHMDAGHLGQRLNLAATALGLGVSGIGGFFDDQVNELLGIPAAEAVLYITTVGQAA, encoded by the coding sequence ATGGCGATGGGGTTTGAGTCATTATCCTTGGCACAGCACTACCACGAGCGCACCAAGTATGCCCCAGAGACCTTAGCGCGGCACTCGGGCGCTCTAGACTGGAGTCGCCAGCCCCAGCCCTTCAAAACCTATCCCTTGGGCAACACGTTTCCCCTCAAGCCCTTGTTGGAGAGCGCTAACACGCCCGCAGAGGCCTACTGGCAGCGGCTCTCGCGGCTGCTGTACTGTACCTACGGTGCAACGGCGGTGGTGCCCTACCCCGAGCGCCCCTTTTTAATGCGAGCAGCCCCCTCCGCTGGGGGGCTATACCCCGCCGAAATTTATCTGATTACCCGCACTGATAGCCTGATCCCGGCGGGGATTTACAACTACCAAGTCAAGGATCATGCCCTTGTGCAGGTATGGCAAAGTTACAAGTGGTCGGCGCTGCAGGAGGCCTGCCTCTGGCACCCCGCCTTGGAAGCCACGGATGTTGCCCTCGTCACGACGGCGATTTTCTATCGCTCGGCTTGGCGCTATGGCGATCGCGCCTATCGCCGCATTTGTTTGGATACGGGTCATGTTCTGGGCAATGTCGCACTCGCGGCCAATATCAATGACTTTCGCGCCCACCTGATTGGTGGCTTTGTGGATCCGCAAATCAACGATCTGCTCTACCTTGACCCAGAGCAAGAAGGGGTACTTGCCGTGGCGGCACTGGCCGATCTGCTCAAAGTGGCGCAAAATCTCTCGACTTTTCCCGCTGCTTTAGCCTCCCCCACCTGCTACGACTACGGCTCAATCCCTGACGGCGAACTCCTTGCCGCCTGCCATCGCAGTAGTGCCCTGACCACCACCGATGTGATTTACGGTGTCTCGAAGGTTGAAGAGACCAGCGTCCCTAACCTCGGTGCCTCCCCAGAGACCGAAGACAAGTACAACTTCCCCTTTGGTCTGCGGGTCACGTTACCCCAAACGGTGCTGAACTGGGGCACGGGCCTTGCCGCTCTGCAGCAGACCATTCTCAAACGCCGCTCCACCCGCCAGTACAGTGGTGCCGGGATTACCCTCGATCAATTGGCGGCGCTGCTGACGTTTACCTACCACGCGGAGGACTATCGCAACCAAGGGCTAGATGAGGCTCCCAGTTTCTTTGATTTATCCCTTGTGCAAACCTTTGTGGCGGTTACGCGGGTCACGGGGTTGGAAGAGGGCTGCTACTATTACGCTGTAACCAATCACGAACTGCGGCAGATTCGCTTTAAGAATTTTCAGGAACAACTACACTTCCTCTGCCTCAATCAGGATCTCGGACGGGATGCGGCGGTGGTGATTTTTCATACCGCTAACCTAGCCGCGGCGATCGCCCGCTATGGGGAGCGTGCCTACCGTTACCTGCACATGGATGCTGGCCACTTGGGGCAACGGCTGAACTTGGCCGCGACCGCGTTAGGGCTGGGGGTGAGTGGGATTGGTGGCTTTTTTGACGATCAGGTGAATGAGCTTTTGGGCATTCCCGCCGCTGAAGCCGTTCTTTACATTACAACGGTGGGACAGGCGGCGTGA
- a CDS encoding pentapeptide repeat-containing protein, translating into MAKLSTEELLEAYAMGERDFRGLDLRGVSVFDTNLSDADFSESNLENAYLPYCQLNRIEATAVNLRHSELGDAQLYQANLAAADLQEARLVRANLRSANLEKANLAGADLQGADLRYANLRQANLQGANLRQANLERADLTNTQVQRCSFFRATGVDLTAAVCDETTMYPDGHFHS; encoded by the coding sequence ATGGCGAAACTGAGTACTGAGGAGCTACTGGAAGCCTATGCCATGGGGGAGCGCGACTTTCGGGGCTTAGACTTGCGGGGGGTAAGTGTCTTTGACACCAATCTTTCGGACGCGGATTTTAGTGAGAGTAATTTAGAAAACGCCTATTTACCCTACTGCCAGCTTAATCGCATTGAGGCCACCGCCGTTAACCTGCGCCACAGTGAGCTAGGGGATGCCCAACTATACCAAGCCAATTTAGCGGCAGCGGATCTGCAGGAGGCGCGACTGGTGCGGGCAAATTTGCGCTCCGCCAACCTCGAGAAAGCCAACTTGGCGGGTGCCGATCTCCAGGGGGCGGATCTGCGCTATGCCAACCTACGGCAAGCCAATTTGCAGGGGGCTAATTTACGGCAGGCGAATCTTGAGCGCGCTGATTTAACCAACACTCAGGTACAGCGGTGTAGTTTCTTTCGGGCGACCGGGGTGGATCTAACGGCAGCGGTGTGTGACGAGACTACGATGTATCCTGATGGGCACTTTCACAGTTGA